The following coding sequences lie in one Hydrogenophaga sp. PBL-H3 genomic window:
- the flgE gene encoding flagellar hook protein FlgE codes for MAFQQGLSGLNAASRNLDVIGHNIANSNTVGMKSSRAEFAEIYASSVNASGGMANGIGVAVAAVAQSFTQGNISVTGNELDVAINGNGFFELTQPNGSTAYTRAGMFKLDREGNVVTNDGSNLMGYPTDAQGNRLSFDTQPLNLPTGGPIPAQQTSAITAEFNLDTRADVWNAVTPNVPLATYGTSLVAHDAQGVEIPVAMAFRKTAANTWTVYTSGDGTAPTTASPSFTLNFNADGTLNPASITPAPTVALTSANGTFNATLDVSDVTQFGTAFAVTNLIQDGYRPGELTSLTIDEDGVVVGRYSNGESRAAGQIALVNFRNAQGLAPGSNGIWQATHASGDPLRGEPGAGNFGVLRSGALEDSNVDLTAELVNMMTAQRAYQANAQTIKTQDQVLSTLLNMR; via the coding sequence ATGGCATTCCAGCAAGGACTCTCCGGCCTCAACGCCGCCAGCCGCAACCTCGACGTCATCGGCCACAACATCGCCAACTCCAACACCGTGGGCATGAAGAGCTCGCGCGCCGAGTTCGCCGAGATCTACGCCAGCTCGGTCAACGCCTCGGGTGGCATGGCCAACGGCATCGGCGTGGCCGTGGCGGCGGTGGCGCAGAGCTTCACGCAGGGCAACATCAGCGTCACCGGCAACGAGCTCGATGTGGCCATCAACGGCAACGGCTTCTTCGAGCTCACCCAGCCCAACGGCTCCACCGCGTACACGCGTGCCGGCATGTTCAAGCTCGATCGCGAGGGCAACGTGGTCACCAACGATGGCAGCAACCTCATGGGTTACCCCACCGATGCGCAGGGCAACCGCCTGAGCTTCGACACCCAGCCCCTGAACCTGCCCACCGGCGGTCCGATCCCCGCGCAGCAGACCAGCGCCATCACCGCCGAGTTCAACCTCGACACGCGCGCCGACGTGTGGAACGCGGTCACGCCCAACGTACCGTTGGCCACCTACGGCACCTCGCTGGTGGCCCACGATGCGCAGGGTGTCGAGATCCCGGTGGCCATGGCCTTCCGCAAGACGGCAGCCAACACCTGGACGGTCTACACCAGCGGTGACGGAACCGCGCCCACCACCGCCAGCCCGTCGTTCACGCTCAACTTCAATGCCGACGGCACGCTCAACCCCGCGTCCATCACGCCCGCGCCCACCGTGGCACTGACCTCGGCCAACGGCACATTCAACGCCACGCTGGATGTGTCCGATGTCACGCAGTTCGGCACAGCGTTTGCAGTCACCAACCTCATCCAGGACGGTTACCGCCCGGGCGAGCTCACCAGTCTCACGATCGACGAGGACGGCGTGGTGGTTGGCCGTTATTCCAATGGCGAGTCACGCGCGGCCGGCCAGATCGCGCTGGTGAACTTCCGCAATGCGCAGGGCCTGGCGCCCGGCAGCAACGGCATCTGGCAAGCCACCCACGCCTCGGGCGACCCGCTGCGCGGCGAACCTGGCGCTGGCAACTTCGGCGTGCTGCGCTCCGGTGCGCTGGAAGACTCCAACGTCGACCTCACCGCCGAGCTCGTCAACATGATGACGGCGCAGCGCGCCTACCAGGCCAACGCCCAGACCATCAAGACGCAAGACCAGGTTCTCAGCACCCTGCTGAACATGCGTTGA